The following proteins are co-located in the Haloarcula marismortui ATCC 43049 genome:
- a CDS encoding quinone-dependent dihydroorotate dehydrogenase — protein MRPYDIAKPFLFSLPAETANKSVHRLLETVDGTRVADVMADRYTVADERLAVEAFGHTFDNPVGVAAGFDKNATIPETLASLGFGFAEVGGVTAEPQAGNARPRMFRLKADEAIINRMGLNNDGAIVIGERLKNVDAPFPVGVNIAKTEHVGTNEAPDDYRTTYEHVAEGGDFFVVNVSCPNSEGFEELQNRDAMEAILSELQDAGAAPLLVKLSPDLPEPAVEDALDLVTELDLDGVVATNTTTERPASLRSPNAVETGGLSGKPIENQATEMVRFVAERVDVPVVGVGGVSTAEGAYRKIRAGASLVQLYTGLVYRGPSIAREINSGLRDLLAEDGFDSVEDAVGADL, from the coding sequence ATGAGACCCTACGATATCGCGAAACCATTCCTGTTTTCGCTGCCAGCAGAAACCGCCAATAAGAGTGTCCACCGACTGCTAGAGACAGTCGACGGCACACGTGTCGCCGACGTGATGGCCGACCGCTACACCGTCGCTGACGAGCGACTCGCCGTGGAGGCGTTTGGCCACACTTTCGACAATCCAGTCGGCGTCGCCGCTGGATTCGACAAGAACGCGACCATCCCCGAAACCCTGGCATCGCTCGGCTTCGGCTTCGCCGAGGTCGGCGGTGTCACGGCCGAGCCACAGGCGGGGAACGCCCGCCCGCGGATGTTCCGGCTCAAAGCAGATGAGGCCATCATCAACCGGATGGGACTGAACAACGACGGGGCCATCGTCATCGGCGAGCGGTTGAAAAACGTCGACGCCCCGTTCCCGGTCGGCGTCAACATCGCCAAGACGGAACACGTCGGAACGAATGAGGCCCCAGACGACTACCGGACCACGTACGAACACGTCGCCGAAGGCGGGGACTTCTTTGTCGTCAACGTCTCCTGCCCCAACTCCGAAGGGTTCGAGGAGTTGCAGAACCGCGACGCGATGGAAGCGATCCTCAGTGAGCTACAGGACGCTGGCGCGGCCCCGCTGCTCGTGAAGCTCTCGCCGGACCTCCCCGAGCCGGCAGTTGAGGATGCACTTGATCTGGTGACTGAACTCGACCTAGACGGCGTCGTCGCGACCAACACGACGACGGAACGGCCCGCCAGTCTGCGCTCGCCGAACGCGGTCGAGACGGGCGGCCTCTCGGGGAAGCCAATCGAAAATCAGGCGACTGAGATGGTACGGTTCGTCGCCGAGCGTGTCGACGTGCCCGTCGTCGGCGTCGGTGGCGTCTCGACAGCGGAGGGCGCATACCGGAAGATCCGCGCCGGGGCCTCACTCGTCCAGTTGTACACCGGCTTGGTCTATCGCGGTCCGTCAATCGCCCGCGAAATCAATTCGGGACTGCGTGACTTGCTCGCCGAAGACGGCTTCGACTCGGTCGAGGACGCCGTCGGTGCAGACCTGTAG
- a CDS encoding DUF5305 family protein, which translates to MWLLGQKTRRTVVDNHELLLICLVAIAAVGGYLTYTGHVAPGTDTTTRQVSSWQSSGSFSHNATVRNGTSAFPEGEVLEDRSVYLQRVAPVLDGAFTYTYSASNESDLTASADVFVQYRSVESTQNGALVYWEVERPLTQGTVQSLAAGEHMAVPLSLNVSRAAEAVRRIDSEHGQTSGRLKIAVVSQVTLSGTRNGQSVDTARTYRSGPSVASAPAWLPWRRYSLVYGRTTDYFTLTDAERRWLVYKSTREEFDEWITVGRDDPVDDVWTTSVDSLVWLVDIAIDTDERIIESNSDSDFLVYTGDRLFRYDPPPEPRTDSTMGNSDAETSD; encoded by the coding sequence ATGTGGTTGTTGGGTCAGAAAACGCGGCGGACAGTCGTCGACAACCACGAACTGCTACTGATTTGTCTGGTTGCTATCGCTGCAGTTGGGGGATATCTCACGTATACGGGGCACGTTGCTCCAGGAACGGACACAACCACGCGGCAGGTGTCGTCGTGGCAATCGTCTGGCTCGTTCTCCCACAACGCGACAGTTCGCAACGGGACCTCAGCGTTTCCAGAGGGTGAAGTGCTTGAGGACAGATCCGTGTACCTCCAGCGGGTCGCTCCCGTACTGGACGGAGCGTTCACCTACACGTACAGTGCCAGCAACGAAAGTGACCTCACCGCTTCAGCTGACGTGTTCGTTCAGTATCGGTCCGTTGAATCGACGCAAAACGGAGCTCTCGTCTACTGGGAAGTCGAACGACCGCTGACACAGGGCACTGTGCAATCGCTGGCCGCGGGCGAACATATGGCGGTTCCGCTCTCGCTGAATGTCAGTCGCGCAGCTGAAGCCGTTCGACGTATCGATTCCGAACACGGCCAGACATCCGGTCGACTTAAGATAGCGGTGGTCTCTCAGGTAACTCTCTCGGGGACACGTAACGGGCAGTCAGTCGACACGGCTCGCACGTACCGCTCTGGACCCTCGGTGGCCAGTGCTCCCGCTTGGTTGCCTTGGCGGCGCTACTCCCTCGTCTACGGGCGCACGACCGACTATTTCACACTTACTGACGCCGAGCGCCGATGGCTCGTATACAAGTCCACTCGCGAGGAGTTTGATGAATGGATAACCGTTGGCCGAGATGATCCAGTCGACGACGTCTGGACGACTTCCGTCGATTCGCTCGTCTGGCTCGTGGATATCGCAATAGACACCGATGAACGTATCATTGAGTCAAATAGCGATTCTGATTTCCTCGTGTACACTGGTGACCGATTGTTTCGGTACGACCCTCCGCCAGAACCCAGAACTGATTCCACTATGGGCAACAGTGACGCTGAAACATCGGACTGA
- a CDS encoding tryptophan--tRNA ligase, translating into MTTDDSHHDDASPDEDRRQSGGTWREPDARSGGEPVLPDGGTEAEGADEATLDPWGSSTIADYRKLFEQFGIEEFDEVLPEVPNPHYLMRRGVIFGHRDYRPVADAMRNDDPFAALSGFMPTGDPHIGHKLVFDEIIWHQQQGGDAYALIADLEAHSARGLSWDEIDEHATNYLLSLLALGFDPDEGTLYRQSDNREVQDLAFELGAEANFSELQAIYDFDGETDISHMQSVVTQMADILYPQLDEPKPTVIPVGPDQDPHMRLARDLAARMRYFGVTEAFASFEADGVERTLLRQAYDAREEYAEDADRPRCGEAADWLRDHQPAPADARESIVAKLDEAGKEPLRPRIRFLDRNATDAAFEALIEAIDGEKRVYDEHIDTFDLDHAEAEELARQVELDNGGYGFQPPSSIYHRFMTGLTGGKMSSSIPASHISLLDDPEDGYDKVKSATTGGRSTAEEQREKGGKADECPVYELYAYLLSGDDDEFAKEVYDECVGGERLCGGCKEQAAELMEQFLEEHQEKRAEWEDRLEELDIDLDSDRAPTSAD; encoded by the coding sequence ATGACAACGGACGACTCCCACCACGACGACGCATCGCCCGACGAGGACCGCCGCCAGTCGGGCGGAACGTGGCGGGAGCCTGACGCCCGCTCCGGCGGCGAACCAGTGCTACCGGACGGCGGTACTGAGGCTGAAGGGGCCGACGAGGCGACGCTCGACCCGTGGGGCTCTTCGACTATTGCCGACTACCGTAAGCTGTTCGAGCAGTTCGGCATCGAGGAGTTCGACGAGGTGCTTCCCGAAGTTCCCAACCCCCACTACCTGATGCGGCGCGGCGTCATCTTCGGCCACCGGGACTACCGACCGGTCGCCGACGCAATGCGCAACGACGACCCCTTCGCCGCGCTGTCGGGGTTCATGCCGACCGGCGACCCCCACATCGGCCACAAGCTCGTCTTCGACGAGATCATCTGGCATCAACAGCAGGGCGGGGACGCGTACGCACTCATCGCGGACCTCGAAGCCCACAGCGCCCGCGGGCTGTCGTGGGACGAAATCGACGAGCACGCGACGAACTACCTGCTGTCCCTGCTCGCGCTGGGATTCGACCCCGACGAGGGGACGCTGTACCGTCAGTCCGACAACCGCGAGGTACAGGACTTGGCGTTCGAACTCGGCGCAGAGGCAAACTTCTCGGAGTTGCAGGCCATCTACGACTTCGATGGCGAGACCGACATCTCCCACATGCAGTCGGTCGTCACGCAGATGGCCGATATCCTCTATCCGCAACTGGACGAGCCCAAGCCGACGGTCATCCCCGTCGGCCCGGACCAGGACCCGCACATGCGGCTGGCCCGAGACCTCGCCGCGCGGATGCGGTACTTCGGCGTGACGGAGGCGTTCGCCAGTTTCGAAGCCGACGGGGTTGAGCGGACACTGCTCCGCCAGGCCTACGACGCCCGCGAGGAGTACGCCGAGGACGCCGACCGACCACGGTGTGGCGAGGCTGCCGACTGGCTGCGCGACCATCAGCCAGCGCCCGCCGACGCCCGCGAGTCCATCGTCGCGAAACTCGACGAGGCCGGAAAGGAACCGCTCCGACCGCGGATTCGGTTCCTCGACCGCAACGCCACCGACGCGGCCTTCGAGGCCCTCATCGAAGCCATCGACGGGGAGAAACGGGTGTACGACGAGCACATCGACACCTTCGATCTGGACCACGCCGAGGCTGAGGAGCTGGCTCGCCAGGTCGAACTCGACAACGGCGGCTACGGCTTCCAGCCGCCGTCCTCGATCTACCACCGGTTCATGACCGGCCTCACCGGCGGCAAGATGTCCTCGTCGATTCCAGCCTCCCACATCTCGCTGCTGGACGACCCGGAGGACGGCTACGACAAGGTAAAATCGGCGACTACCGGCGGTCGCTCCACGGCCGAGGAACAGCGGGAGAAAGGCGGCAAAGCCGACGAGTGCCCGGTGTATGAACTGTACGCGTATCTGCTCTCGGGCGACGACGACGAGTTCGCCAAAGAGGTCTACGACGAGTGCGTCGGCGGCGAACGCCTCTGTGGCGGCTGCAAAGAACAGGCCGCCGAGCTGATGGAGCAGTTCCTCGAAGAGCATCAGGAGAAACGCGCTGAGTGGGAAGACAGGCTCGAGGAACTCGACATCGACCTCGACTCCGACCGCGCGCCGACGAGCGCGGACTGA
- a CDS encoding RDD family protein, whose protein sequence is MADTRRTLHIASWDDRFLAWLLDILLVGAVLSALGEAAGVFSLLAGGLSGTTPFTGLNGLGLFVYWTVLEGRQGQSVGKIVMSIAVTDERGEAIDYVTAAIESFGKAFLLPLDILVGWLAYEKEGLRLFNKLSSTIVIETDEEETGKPRDVEYVYPSDK, encoded by the coding sequence ATGGCCGACACCCGCCGTACGCTGCACATCGCGTCCTGGGACGACCGCTTTCTCGCGTGGCTCCTCGACATCCTGCTCGTCGGTGCCGTCCTCTCCGCACTTGGCGAGGCCGCTGGCGTGTTCTCTCTCCTGGCCGGTGGCCTCTCGGGTACCACTCCGTTCACCGGCCTGAACGGACTCGGCCTTTTCGTGTACTGGACGGTCTTGGAAGGCCGGCAAGGGCAGTCGGTCGGAAAAATAGTGATGAGTATCGCCGTCACGGACGAACGCGGCGAAGCCATCGACTACGTGACAGCGGCCATCGAGAGCTTCGGCAAGGCGTTCCTGCTGCCCCTCGATATCCTCGTCGGCTGGCTGGCCTACGAGAAGGAGGGGCTGCGGCTGTTCAACAAGCTCTCATCGACCATCGTCATCGAAACCGACGAAGAAGAAACCGGGAAGCCGAGGGACGTAGAGTACGTGTATCCGAGCGACAAGTAG
- a CDS encoding phenylalanine--tRNA ligase subunit alpha has product MKRPQAQVAVLQAADAQEDRRIDDVAAEADLKPEAATRAAFELEADGLLAVSEETLEHYELTEEGDQYVRESLPEQDLYEAAIDAGAADGPVQMGQVIGASGLEGGAVDIALSNYARKAYGEIDSGEITANQDADPGSDPEMLALEAVADGRVEDADADALEQLERRGLLDVREETVRSVQLTDDGVTALMEGVEAAETVDQLTPEMLTSGEWEDVAFTEYNVEADAEDVSHGKEHILRQTANRVKDTLVGMGFSEMEGPHADAQFWINDCLFMPQDHPARTHWDQFALEEPEEIGHLPPDLVERVRSAHKEGVGPDGEGYHSPWTEDIARGMDLRGHTTSLSMRYLSGHQVGELDPPERYFSVEKVYRNDTLDPTHLLEFFQIEGWVMAEDLSVRDLMGTFTEFYEQFGITDLEFKPHYNPYTEPSFELFGTHPETGEVVEVGNSGIFRDEVLTPLGVDCDVMAWGLSLERLLMLMYGFEDIRDVHGTLCDLELLRETEVIR; this is encoded by the coding sequence ATGAAACGACCACAGGCACAGGTGGCCGTCCTGCAGGCCGCCGACGCACAGGAAGACAGGCGTATCGACGACGTGGCTGCGGAGGCTGACCTCAAGCCGGAAGCGGCCACCAGAGCGGCGTTCGAACTCGAAGCCGACGGACTGCTTGCCGTCTCCGAGGAGACGCTGGAACACTACGAACTCACCGAGGAAGGCGACCAGTACGTCCGCGAGAGTCTGCCCGAACAGGACCTTTACGAGGCAGCTATCGACGCCGGCGCAGCTGATGGTCCGGTCCAGATGGGGCAGGTCATCGGCGCGTCCGGCCTCGAAGGCGGCGCGGTCGACATCGCGCTCTCGAACTACGCCCGCAAGGCTTACGGTGAGATCGACAGCGGCGAAATCACGGCCAACCAAGATGCCGACCCCGGGTCCGACCCCGAGATGCTGGCACTGGAGGCCGTCGCAGACGGGCGTGTCGAGGACGCCGATGCGGACGCGCTCGAGCAGTTGGAACGGCGTGGGCTCCTCGACGTGCGTGAGGAAACCGTCCGCTCGGTCCAGCTCACCGACGACGGTGTCACCGCGCTGATGGAGGGCGTCGAAGCCGCCGAGACCGTCGACCAGCTCACCCCCGAGATGCTCACCAGCGGCGAGTGGGAGGATGTTGCCTTTACCGAGTACAACGTCGAGGCCGACGCCGAGGACGTGAGCCACGGCAAGGAGCACATCCTCCGCCAGACGGCCAACCGCGTGAAGGACACGCTCGTCGGCATGGGGTTTTCCGAGATGGAAGGCCCCCACGCCGACGCCCAGTTCTGGATCAACGATTGCCTGTTCATGCCACAGGACCACCCGGCCCGGACCCACTGGGACCAGTTCGCCCTAGAGGAGCCCGAGGAGATCGGTCACCTCCCACCGGACCTCGTCGAACGGGTCCGCTCGGCCCACAAGGAGGGTGTCGGCCCCGACGGCGAGGGGTACCACTCGCCGTGGACCGAGGACATCGCCCGCGGGATGGACCTGCGCGGCCACACCACCTCGCTCTCGATGCGGTACCTCTCGGGCCATCAGGTCGGCGAACTTGACCCGCCCGAACGCTACTTCAGCGTCGAGAAGGTGTACCGCAACGACACGCTCGACCCGACCCACCTGCTCGAGTTCTTCCAGATTGAAGGCTGGGTGATGGCCGAGGACCTCTCCGTGCGGGACCTGATGGGGACGTTTACGGAGTTCTACGAGCAGTTCGGCATCACCGACCTGGAGTTCAAGCCCCACTACAACCCCTACACGGAGCCGAGCTTCGAACTGTTCGGCACCCACCCCGAGACCGGCGAGGTCGTTGAGGTTGGCAACTCCGGTATCTTCCGCGACGAGGTACTCACGCCGCTGGGCGTCGACTGCGACGTGATGGCGTGGGGCCTCTCGCTCGAACGACTACTCATGCTCATGTACGGCTTCGAGGACATCCGCGACGTGCACGGGACGCTGTGTGACCTTGAACTACTGCGGGAGACGGAGGTGATTCGCTGA
- the pheT gene encoding phenylalanine--tRNA ligase subunit beta, which produces MPVVDVDPDELRYLTGHSEKDDDELKSDLFNLGLEFEGWTEDDEFQLEFAPDRLDRLSVEGVARSLRYHYGDDRGVEIPNTNSADWTIEVEDQPDERPYVTGAIVRGLDMDEAALESLIQLQEKLHATMGRKRAKGAIGVHDLTMLKGDSVTDETGKSITYTSADPDEATFVPLDADAEMTPSEVMASHETGQTYGDLVADFDRVPAIYDAIGLFSFPPVINGRRTEVSVDSRDLFIEMTGTNQWTIDHMCNIVCYALAARGGQVEKVDVSYADDAPGEYAGKTLERPDFSVRTKTVTHDRIESILGVSLDSREVVDYAERAGLDATETESDDGVAYDVEVPPYRVDVIHPLDIIDDIGRALGFNSLEPTYPDVSTVGGRHERSRLEDAARDALVGLGFEDLLNFHMTNEVENFERMNLSTPEAEDGNDADTVGLADPVTIQEPYSEDYTILRTWALPSIMMVLENNTHRSYPQDLAEIGLAAGLDDSENTGVAEHRTVAAALARTDASYEDAKARLQALADAFDKDLETPPTTHPSFIGGRAAEVVLDGESVGVIGEIHPKVLVEHDLELPVAAFEFRLDALA; this is translated from the coding sequence ATGCCGGTCGTCGACGTCGACCCCGACGAACTGCGGTATCTGACCGGCCACAGCGAGAAAGACGACGACGAACTCAAATCGGACCTGTTCAACCTCGGCCTCGAATTCGAGGGCTGGACCGAGGACGACGAGTTCCAACTGGAGTTCGCGCCGGACCGACTGGACCGCCTCTCCGTCGAGGGGGTCGCCCGGTCGCTGCGGTATCACTACGGCGACGACCGCGGGGTGGAGATTCCCAACACGAACAGCGCTGACTGGACAATTGAGGTCGAGGACCAGCCCGACGAGCGCCCGTATGTCACCGGTGCTATCGTCCGCGGTCTGGATATGGACGAGGCCGCGCTGGAGTCACTTATCCAGCTGCAGGAGAAGCTCCACGCGACGATGGGGCGCAAGCGGGCGAAAGGCGCGATCGGGGTCCACGACCTCACCATGCTGAAAGGCGACTCGGTCACGGACGAGACGGGGAAGTCTATCACCTACACCAGCGCCGACCCGGACGAGGCGACGTTCGTTCCGCTGGACGCCGACGCAGAGATGACCCCCAGCGAGGTCATGGCGTCTCACGAAACCGGCCAGACCTACGGTGACCTCGTGGCCGACTTCGACCGCGTCCCGGCAATCTACGACGCAATCGGCCTGTTCTCGTTCCCGCCGGTCATCAACGGCCGCCGGACCGAGGTCAGCGTCGACTCCCGGGACCTGTTCATCGAGATGACCGGGACCAACCAGTGGACCATCGACCACATGTGCAACATCGTCTGCTACGCGCTCGCCGCCCGCGGCGGCCAGGTCGAAAAGGTCGACGTGTCCTACGCTGATGACGCGCCCGGGGAGTACGCCGGCAAGACGCTGGAACGACCGGACTTCTCGGTCCGGACGAAGACGGTCACGCACGACCGTATCGAGTCCATCCTCGGCGTCTCACTGGACAGCCGCGAGGTCGTCGACTACGCCGAGCGCGCCGGCCTCGATGCGACCGAGACTGAATCTGACGACGGTGTGGCATACGACGTTGAGGTCCCGCCGTACCGCGTCGATGTCATCCACCCGCTGGACATCATTGACGACATCGGCCGGGCGCTCGGATTCAACAGCCTCGAACCGACGTACCCCGACGTGTCGACGGTCGGCGGTCGGCATGAACGGTCTCGGCTTGAGGACGCCGCCCGCGACGCGCTCGTCGGCCTGGGCTTCGAGGACCTGCTGAACTTCCACATGACAAACGAGGTCGAGAACTTCGAGCGGATGAACCTCTCAACGCCGGAGGCCGAAGACGGAAACGACGCAGACACTGTCGGTCTGGCTGACCCGGTCACCATTCAGGAGCCATACAGCGAGGACTACACCATCCTTCGGACGTGGGCGCTTCCCTCTATCATGATGGTGTTGGAGAACAACACCCACCGGAGCTACCCGCAGGACCTCGCCGAAATCGGGCTGGCCGCCGGTCTCGACGACTCGGAGAACACCGGCGTCGCCGAACACCGCACTGTTGCCGCCGCGCTCGCGCGCACAGACGCCTCATACGAGGACGCGAAGGCCCGACTGCAGGCGCTCGCCGACGCCTTCGACAAGGACCTCGAAACGCCACCAACCACGCATCCGTCGTTCATCGGCGGCCGCGCCGCCGAAGTGGTTCTCGACGGGGAGTCGGTCGGCGTCATCGGCGAGATTCATCCGAAAGTGCTTGTCGAACACGATCTGGAGCTGCCGGTCGCAGCATTCGAGTTCCGGCTGGACGCGCTGGCGTAA
- a CDS encoding DUF5789 family protein codes for MTREVKLNELTALLETATYPLSVATAREEFDDVRLVHADGTEPLAAVLDRIDDEQFESTDEAQSSIYNTIPVEGVGEPGQSEGEG; via the coding sequence ATGACTCGCGAAGTCAAACTGAACGAACTCACGGCGCTTCTTGAAACGGCAACGTACCCGCTGTCGGTCGCGACTGCTCGGGAGGAGTTCGACGATGTACGGCTCGTGCACGCAGACGGTACTGAACCGTTAGCTGCGGTGCTGGATCGGATCGATGACGAGCAGTTCGAGTCTACCGACGAGGCGCAATCGTCAATCTACAATACTATCCCGGTCGAAGGGGTTGGCGAGCCGGGCCAGTCAGAGGGCGAGGGCTGA
- a CDS encoding non-histone chromosomal MC1 family protein yields the protein MAPDSDKRNFALREDGDESSVFSGGTPRQAALKAARRLEPADGEEQADPEEIRLREKGTHKVHIYEAWAWVEEAPDDKPDWMPGDITKGNVSKQGVEHLDEI from the coding sequence ATGGCACCCGACAGTGACAAGCGCAACTTCGCACTGCGCGAAGACGGTGACGAATCGAGCGTCTTCTCGGGCGGAACACCTCGACAGGCTGCACTGAAAGCAGCACGTCGACTTGAGCCGGCCGACGGTGAAGAGCAGGCTGACCCTGAGGAGATACGACTACGGGAGAAGGGGACTCACAAGGTCCACATCTATGAGGCGTGGGCATGGGTCGAGGAGGCACCTGACGACAAACCCGACTGGATGCCCGGCGATATCACGAAAGGGAACGTCTCGAAGCAGGGCGTCGAACACCTAGACGAGATCTAG
- the endA gene encoding tRNA-intron lyase, which yields MELTLEGDVVRAGYEARERFYDSRGYGKVRNGDIDLAPVEAAHLLYRGDIESIDGMDFRGFLGSAAVSEVDFAVYKDLRDRGFYLTPAREGWVDDAAGADFVVYPRGKGPWDNEVAYRVRIIGERDTAVATDLGGCVLAVVDEESEVTYLDTDRREVSGTSDAAVPATAGELLGERVVCWEPPAELYEQAFYGQQLGDDGAVQLSLVEAAYLTQEGMLTVEGGADAVVERGREVEGDRFDRRLAVYTALRASGVAPKTGFKFGADFRTYADVESAENLGHSELLVRVLPADHRFEPRDLALDVRLAHGVRKTMVFALTTDGGDEIEWVAVERLTP from the coding sequence ATGGAACTGACGCTTGAGGGCGATGTCGTGCGGGCCGGCTACGAGGCGCGCGAGCGCTTCTACGACTCGCGCGGATACGGCAAGGTTCGTAACGGCGACATCGACCTGGCTCCGGTGGAGGCCGCACACCTCCTCTACCGCGGGGATATCGAGAGCATCGACGGCATGGATTTCCGGGGGTTCCTCGGGTCGGCGGCCGTCTCTGAGGTCGATTTCGCTGTCTACAAAGACCTGCGGGACCGCGGCTTCTATCTCACGCCGGCCCGCGAGGGATGGGTCGACGACGCTGCGGGCGCGGATTTCGTCGTCTATCCGCGCGGGAAGGGGCCGTGGGACAACGAGGTCGCCTACCGCGTCAGGATAATTGGCGAACGCGATACGGCTGTGGCCACTGATCTGGGCGGCTGCGTGCTGGCGGTCGTCGACGAGGAGAGCGAAGTGACGTACCTCGATACCGACCGACGCGAGGTCTCCGGGACCAGCGACGCCGCCGTCCCAGCGACGGCGGGTGAACTGCTTGGAGAGCGGGTGGTGTGCTGGGAACCGCCGGCGGAACTGTACGAACAGGCGTTCTACGGGCAGCAACTGGGTGACGACGGCGCGGTTCAGCTCTCGCTCGTAGAGGCTGCGTACCTCACACAGGAAGGGATGCTTACAGTCGAGGGCGGAGCTGACGCTGTCGTCGAGCGAGGCCGCGAGGTCGAGGGCGACCGCTTCGACCGCCGGCTGGCCGTCTATACGGCGCTGCGAGCGAGCGGCGTTGCGCCAAAGACCGGCTTCAAATTCGGCGCGGACTTCCGGACCTACGCCGACGTCGAAAGTGCCGAGAACCTTGGGCACTCAGAGCTACTGGTGCGAGTACTGCCGGCTGACCACCGCTTCGAACCGCGGGACCTCGCGCTGGACGTGCGGCTGGCCCACGGCGTCCGGAAGACGATGGTGTTTGCGCTCACGACAGACGGCGGCGACGAGATTGAATGGGTGGCCGTCGAGCGGCTAACGCCCTGA
- a CDS encoding HAD family hydrolase has product MSVPPAAVCFDMDGVLVQSEDHWVRAQREDILPTAAPNDDIPLSAITGRNYREVYPDLNAEYDLEISREVFEGLFEEHGERIYGDEATFLDGAHDLLNDLRDAGVALALTTSAPWAWIDVADERFDLLSKFDVAISAGDIDGPGKPEPDIYERGAAELGVAPEDCWAVEDSTAGARAAVAAGMTTVGFRGDGDETDLSMVHETADDAASLRQVLLGGV; this is encoded by the coding sequence ATGAGTGTCCCGCCTGCTGCGGTCTGTTTCGATATGGACGGCGTGCTCGTCCAGTCCGAGGATCACTGGGTCCGTGCCCAGCGCGAGGATATCCTTCCGACGGCCGCGCCGAACGACGACATCCCGCTGTCCGCGATTACCGGTCGAAATTACCGAGAGGTGTATCCGGACCTGAACGCCGAGTACGACCTCGAAATCAGTCGTGAGGTGTTCGAGGGACTGTTCGAGGAGCACGGCGAGCGGATTTACGGTGACGAGGCGACCTTTCTTGATGGGGCACACGACCTGCTCAACGACCTGCGGGACGCCGGCGTGGCGCTGGCGCTGACGACCTCTGCACCGTGGGCCTGGATCGACGTGGCCGACGAGCGCTTCGACCTTCTCTCGAAGTTCGACGTCGCTATCAGCGCCGGCGACATCGACGGCCCCGGCAAACCGGAGCCGGACATCTACGAACGTGGTGCGGCGGAGCTGGGCGTCGCACCGGAGGACTGCTGGGCCGTCGAAGACTCTACCGCGGGCGCACGGGCCGCCGTCGCCGCCGGGATGACGACTGTCGGGTTCCGCGGCGATGGCGACGAGACGGACCTCTCGATGGTGCACGAGACCGCGGACGACGCTGCATCGCTGCGACAGGTACTGTTAGGCGGTGTGTAA
- a CDS encoding endonuclease NucS domain-containing protein, giving the protein MHDGTRVIAGECTTVFEGPREREQRGDVLVVVKPDNTVLVHDAEGYQPVAWLTRAESVTIDSGTVTARDGDELLRVVTHDEHGSARYPASNAGVPVRDCPDCAGTLVRARSEVTCTGCDAAYGIPSDAAVTGGRCGDCGLPTLRVERGRAFELCLDRGCDSLDDAVTAAFDREWDCPNCDGDLLVLRRGGLLAGCEHYPDCDTGFSMPSGVVVGNCDCGLPLFETAGGTRCLDSSCEKQG; this is encoded by the coding sequence ATGCACGACGGAACCCGTGTGATAGCTGGCGAGTGTACGACTGTCTTCGAGGGACCGCGCGAGCGAGAGCAGCGCGGCGATGTCCTCGTCGTCGTTAAACCGGACAACACTGTTCTCGTTCACGACGCTGAGGGGTATCAGCCCGTTGCGTGGCTCACGCGCGCCGAAAGCGTCACCATCGACAGCGGAACGGTGACCGCCCGTGACGGTGACGAACTCCTCCGGGTTGTCACTCACGACGAACACGGCAGTGCCCGCTATCCGGCCTCGAACGCCGGCGTTCCGGTACGTGACTGCCCAGACTGCGCCGGGACCTTGGTTCGCGCTCGAAGCGAAGTCACCTGTACCGGCTGTGACGCCGCCTACGGGATTCCGAGCGATGCCGCGGTCACCGGCGGCCGTTGCGGAGACTGCGGACTCCCCACGCTTCGGGTGGAACGCGGGCGGGCGTTCGAACTGTGTCTCGACCGCGGCTGTGACTCACTGGACGACGCTGTCACTGCGGCCTTTGACCGCGAGTGGGACTGTCCCAACTGCGACGGTGACCTGTTGGTCCTCCGCCGCGGCGGCCTGCTCGCCGGCTGTGAGCACTACCCCGACTGTGACACTGGCTTCTCGATGCCGTCCGGCGTCGTCGTCGGTAACTGTGACTGTGGCCTGCCGCTGTTCGAAACCGCTGGCGGCACGCGCTGTTTGGACAGTTCTTGCGAAAAACAGGGGTGA